The DNA sequence CTGCACCCAGATCAGCACCAGTAGTGCGATATGCAGCGATGGCGCTTGATTGTAGGGCAGATCGAAGGCCGCCAGCGAAGCGAACAGGGCGCCGAACAGACCCTCCGAAGGCGGGCGCACGAAGGCAAAGCGCAGCGGAAAGGCCAGAAAGCAGGCCACCGCGATCAACTGCGCGCTCAACAGCCGCAGGGCATGACGGTCGGTCTGGCGCGGGGTGCGGCAACACAGGAAGGAAAAGCCGTACAACAGGTCGATGGACCAGTAGGGAACGATGGTCCAGGGCAGGAAGGGGATATGGCTTTCCCAGGCATAGAAGAAGCTGGGAACGTTGGCGCGTGCGGCGGCGGCATGGTTGGCCAAGCCGTAGCTGAGGAAGAACAAGGGGCCCAGTAGCAACAGCCACGCCACGCCGCGCTTCCAAGGCAGCGGCGTGGGCGGCGCCGCAGGTGCCAGCGGCTGCACCACCTGGCTCATGAGACCTTGCGCCGGGCCAGCGAGACCGTGAAGATGCCCCACGGGTCGATGCGCTGCTCCAGTTTTTCGAAACCGGCCTCGGCGACCAACTGGTCCATCTCGGCCTGGGTGCGGCGACGCATGACCCAGGCCTGTCCGCCGCGATGGCTGGTGAGGGCGCGGGCGATCATTTCCAGTTGCGGATGCCAGGGCTGGCCGGTATAGATCAGGTAGCCACCGGGCGCAATTGCGTCGGCCAGGCCCGCCAGCGAAGTGGCCACCGCGTCATTGTCGGGGAAAAGTTCATATAGGCCCGAGACGATGCCCACCGTCGGCCGTGGTTGCAGCGCTGCCAGGCTGGCCCGGTCGAAAGCGTCACCTTGGACGAAGCGGGCGATGTCGCCCAGGCCCTTTTCCTTGATCAGCACGCTTCCCTGGCGCACGTTCAGTTCGCTGTAGTCGCGCAGCAGGATGGATTCGGGTCGCGGGCCGCTATCCAGGGCTTCCAGCACGTAGCGTCCGTGTCCAGCCGCAATGTCGAGCACGCGCAGCGGCTGGCCTTCGGCTTGCAGGCGGGCCAGCGCCAGGCGCAGCAATTGTTCGATGTGCAGCTTGCGCTGGCGGATGCCCTTCCAGCCGATGGCATCCAGGTAGTGGCGGTCAATCGCGCGGCCCAGCGGCCCGACGCCCTGGGGACGATTGCGATAGACGTAGTCCAGCGTGCTGCCCGAATCGAAGCCGGTGCGGTGGCCCAGCGCCACCCCGGTCGACAGCAGGCCGCCCAGCTTGAGGTTGGCGCGATAGCCGGCCCAGTAAAGACCTTTTGGGCTCAAGGCCGGCAGTGGTGCAGCCAGTGCCTGGGCTTCATCGAAGGTCGGTCCTTGGCGGTGTGCCTGGCGCAGGTCCGGGCGCGACCAGGGTTGGGCGAACTGGCGCAGGATGAAGTCGCGGGCCAGATCGGTGGCAATCTTGCGATCCTTTTCACCGAAGGTGTCGTGGTAGAAACCGGGCAGCACGTGCTTTTCCTTGGCCGTGCTTCCCAGGCGCGCAAAGAAGTCGTGCTGCGGGCCGTGATGCACCACCCAGTCGGCACCGGAGATGAGCAGTTGGGTCGGGATGGTGATGGCCTGGGCGTCGGCCACCACCCGTTCGGCCGCCTCATAGAGCGCCAGCAGGATGTTCACCGAGATCGGCCGGCTGATCAGCGGGTCGCTGTCGTAGGAGGCCTGACGCTGCCGGTCGTGGGTGAGGAACTTGGCCTTGACATAGCTGTTGACGAAGAAATTGCCGCGCAGCTTCTGCTGCAGGGCCAGGCCGGTACGGGCAAAGGGGACGTAGAGCTTGACCTTGAAGGCCGGCGAGGCCAGCACCAGGCAGCGCACGCGCGGGGCATAGTCATGCGCCCAGGTCGACACCAGCACCGCGCCCACGCTTTGCGCCAGCACGGCCAAGTCTTCTTCGGCCAGTTGCCATTGCTGGCGCAGGTGGCCGATAAAGGTCTGCACATCGCGCACCGAATCGGCAAAGCTGGGCGAATAGCCGCGCGGACCAGGCGAGCGGCCGTGGCCGCGGGCATCCCAGGCGTAGAAATCGAAGTCCGGCAGATCGAGTTCATCGACCAGATGCGCCATGCGAGCGCCATGCTCGTGGCCGCGGTGAAACATCACGACTGCACCGCGCCGCTGGGCTGAGGTGGCGGGCCAGCGACGGTAGAACAGGGTCTGGTCGTCGTGGGTGATGAACTGGTGTTCCTGGACAGGTCGGTTCATGGGCGGGGGAGAGCGGCCAGGCCGCTGCGGATACGGTTGACGATATTGAGCAGGATGGCCACTGCCGCCAGCGGCAGCGCCCAGAAGATCCAGTCCGGCAGTGCGCCGGCCAGGCCCAGCCACAGGCCCAGGGCGCCGAACAGGAAGGCGCGGTCGCTCTTGCCCATGGGGCCGGCGTACTGGCGCGGCGCCCCCACCATCGGGCCCAGCGCGCCGGCCATCTCTGAGACGGCCGCCAGGAAGATCACGCTGCCCACGCTGGCCCAGCCAAACGGCGCCACCAGCACGAAGGGCAGGTAGAGTGCGGCATCGGCGATGACGTCGCTCAATTCATTGAGATAGGCGCCCAGCGCCGATTGCTGGCCGAATTCGCGCGCCAGCATCCCGTCCACCGCATTCAAGGCCATGCGCAGGAACATCCACAGCGGCAGCAGCAGGAACCAGCCGGGCCGTTGCGCCCCCAGCATGAATAGCCATGCACCCAGGGCCAGCGAGATCAGCATGGCCAGCAGGGTCACCGCATTGGCTGTCACGCCGGCATGGGCCAAGGCTCGCACCATGGGGCGCAAGAGCGCCTGGAAGCGGGGTTTGAGTTGATAGATGCTGATCATGCAGCACCTGCCGCATGGCGGAGAATAAAGAGGGAGGGCATGGCATCGTCCGTTGTTATAGGTTTTGCTTGAGTTCTTCTTTTGTGCGCGGGCGCTTTGTGGTCTTTGTCCACGCAAGTAGCTCTTCTGTTCCCGCTATTGCACAAAGTAAGGGGAAATTACATGCAAAGTGTTATTGCCTGGACAAGCCAAATCGACCATTTGTGTCATTGGCCGGCCAGTCCTCGTCGATACTGGATTGCCTCGGCCACATGGGCTTGCCCGAGCGCGTCGCTAGTGGCCAGGTCGGCGATGGTGCGGGCCAGTTTCAACACGCGGTGATAGGCCCGCGCCGACCATTCCAGGCGCACCATGGCGGCTTGCAGTAGTTGACTGGCAGCCTGGTCCGGTTGGCAATAGCGGTCGATCTCGCTGCCGCTTAACTGGCTGTTGGGTTTGCCCTGGCGCTGCAGTTGAAGGTCGAAGGCCAGCGCCACCCGTTGCGCGATGGCGGCGCTGGGCTCTCCCGGTTGATGGGCTGCCAGTTCTGCCGGACTGAGCGCGCCGACCTGCAATTGCATGTCGATGCGATCGAGCAGCGGGCCGGACAGGCGCGCTTGGTAGCGCTTGACCAGTTCCGGCGTACAGCGGCAGCGCCCGCTCGCTTCGCCGTGCAGGCCACAGGGGCAGGGATTCATCGCCGCCACCAGTTGGAAGCGTGCCGGAAATTCGGCCTGGCGTGCCGCGCGTGAGATGGTGATGCGGCCCGATTCCATCGGCTGGCGCAGCACGTCCAGCACGCTTCGGGGATATTCGGCGATTTCGTCCAGGAACAGCACTCCGTGATGCGCCAACGAAATCTCCCCCGGCCGCGGCGTACTGCCACCCCCCACCAGTGCCACGGCTGAGGCTGTGTGATGCGGCGCCCGAAAAGGGCGCTGCTGCCAGCGACTGATATCGAAACTGCCCGAGAGCGATTGCACGGCTGCCGATTCCAGCGCTTGCTCCTGCGTCATCGGCGGCAGAATCCCGGGGAACCGCGTGGCCAGCATCGACTTGCCGGCACCGGGCGGACCGACCAGCAAC is a window from the Herbaspirillum rubrisubalbicans genome containing:
- a CDS encoding bifunctional alpha/beta hydrolase/class I SAM-dependent methyltransferase, giving the protein MNRPVQEHQFITHDDQTLFYRRWPATSAQRRGAVVMFHRGHEHGARMAHLVDELDLPDFDFYAWDARGHGRSPGPRGYSPSFADSVRDVQTFIGHLRQQWQLAEEDLAVLAQSVGAVLVSTWAHDYAPRVRCLVLASPAFKVKLYVPFARTGLALQQKLRGNFFVNSYVKAKFLTHDRQRQASYDSDPLISRPISVNILLALYEAAERVVADAQAITIPTQLLISGADWVVHHGPQHDFFARLGSTAKEKHVLPGFYHDTFGEKDRKIATDLARDFILRQFAQPWSRPDLRQAHRQGPTFDEAQALAAPLPALSPKGLYWAGYRANLKLGGLLSTGVALGHRTGFDSGSTLDYVYRNRPQGVGPLGRAIDRHYLDAIGWKGIRQRKLHIEQLLRLALARLQAEGQPLRVLDIAAGHGRYVLEALDSGPRPESILLRDYSELNVRQGSVLIKEKGLGDIARFVQGDAFDRASLAALQPRPTVGIVSGLYELFPDNDAVATSLAGLADAIAPGGYLIYTGQPWHPQLEMIARALTSHRGGQAWVMRRRTQAEMDQLVAEAGFEKLEQRIDPWGIFTVSLARRKVS
- a CDS encoding CDP-alcohol phosphatidyltransferase family protein translates to MISIYQLKPRFQALLRPMVRALAHAGVTANAVTLLAMLISLALGAWLFMLGAQRPGWFLLLPLWMFLRMALNAVDGMLAREFGQQSALGAYLNELSDVIADAALYLPFVLVAPFGWASVGSVIFLAAVSEMAGALGPMVGAPRQYAGPMGKSDRAFLFGALGLWLGLAGALPDWIFWALPLAAVAILLNIVNRIRSGLAALPRP
- a CDS encoding YifB family Mg chelatase-like AAA ATPase, which produces MSLAVLRSRALAGMSALPVTVEVHLANGLPAFTIVGLPDTEVKEARDRVRAALQNARFEFPARRITINLAPADLPKESGRFDLAMALGILAASGQIPADRLDEHEYAGELSLSGQLLPIRGALAMTCAIQRDTQAHAETAGHQRSFILPAANADEAALVPQACILPATSLLDVCAHFSTRDQRERLQPHQARATSPRPAYPDFSDIKGQLQARRAMEVAAAGQHSMLLVGPPGAGKSMLATRFPGILPPMTQEQALESAAVQSLSGSFDISRWQQRPFRAPHHTASAVALVGGGSTPRPGEISLAHHGVLFLDEIAEYPRSVLDVLRQPMESGRITISRAARQAEFPARFQLVAAMNPCPCGLHGEASGRCRCTPELVKRYQARLSGPLLDRIDMQLQVGALSPAELAAHQPGEPSAAIAQRVALAFDLQLQRQGKPNSQLSGSEIDRYCQPDQAASQLLQAAMVRLEWSARAYHRVLKLARTIADLATSDALGQAHVAEAIQYRRGLAGQ